The DNA window CCTCCTGAGGGTCCGGCCGGAGTGTTGGTGCCTATCATGCGAGCTTTCGAAATCTTGTCAAGACTTTCTTTTCGATCGGTGCCAGGCGGCGGAATCGAAAGCGTTGACAAGATCGGCCGTGGCCTGCGACCGTTCGTCGCGTGCCCTCCGCCAAGGAAATAGACCTGCTCGTCGTCGGCGACGCCAACCCGGACGTGATCGTCTCCGGCGCGCCCGAACACCCCTCGTTCGGTCATGAGGAGCTCGTGGACGGCGGCGAGCTGGTGCTCGGTGGCTCCGGTGCGATCACGGCCTGCGGGGCCGCCCGCCTCGGGCTGCGTACGGCGTTCGTCGGCCGGGTCGGCAACGACGAGGCCGGCCGGTTCGTGCTCGACGCGCTCCGCCGGCGCGACGTCGACGTCTCGGCATGTGTGGTCGACTCCGAGGCTCCGACCGCGCTGACGGTCGTGCTGGTCCACGGCAAGCGGCACGCGATGCTGACGTCGCGCGGTGCGCTGGAGCGGGTCGAGGCCGCCGACGTCCCGGAGTCGTTGCTGGCGCGTACGTCGCACGTGCACTCCTCGGCGCTGTTCCTGCACCCGACGCTGCAGAAGACGCTGCCGTCGCTGTTCGCCGCTGCCCACGAGGTCGGTGCCACGACGTCGGTCGACACGAACGACGATCCGTCCGGGACCTGGTCCGGGCTGGACGCGGTGCTCCCGACGACAGACGTGCTGTTGGTGAACGAGAGCGAGGCGCGCGGCCTTGCGGGCTTGGAAGATCTCGAGGCCGCGGCCCGCGCGCTGGCGGCGCTGGGCCCGATGCCAGTGGTCAAGTGCGGTGTCGACGGCGGGCTCGCGTACTCCGACGGTGGCTCGGTGGTGCGCGCGCCGGCCGCTCCCGCAGAGGTCGTCGACACCGTGGGGGCGGGCGACACGTTCAACGCGGGCTTCCTGGCCGCGCGGCTGCGCGGGTTGCCGCTGGCGGAGAGCCTGGCGGTCGCCGTGCGCTGCGGCACATTGTCGACCCGAGCGGCAGGCGGCACGGCGGCGCAGCCGACCTGGGAGGAGGCGACGTCATGAGGCCGAAGATCGCGTTCATCGGCGCGGGCAGCGTCGTGTTCACCCAAGGGCTGTTGGCGGATCTGTACGCGTATCCCGAGCTCAAGGACGCACGCATCGCCCTGCACGACATCGATCCGGAGCGGCTGCGGGTGGCCGAGGCCGTCGCGCATCGGGTCGCCGCGGCCCGTGGGGTCGACGCGTCCGTCGTGGCGACGTTGGGCCGGCGCGAGGCGCTGGCCGGCGCCGACTTCGTGATCAACACCGTGCAGGTCGGCGGGTACGCGGCGACCGCCGCCGACTTCGAGATCCCCGCGCGGTACGGGCTACGGCAGACGATCGCTGACACGATAGGCGTGGGCGGCATCTTCAGGGCGCTACGAACGTTCCCCATTCTCGACGCGCTCGCCGCCGACGTCCGCGCCGAGTGCCCGGACGCGCTGGTGCTCAACTACACCAACCCGATGGCGATGAACGTCTGGTATCTCACCGGCAAGGTGCGCAACCTCGTCGGCCTCTGCCACTCGGTGTACTGGACGATGCAGGGGCTGTCGGACCTGGTGTCGGTGCCGTACGAGTCCGTCTCCTACCTCGCGGCCGGGGTGAACCACCAGGCGTGGGTGCTGCGGTTCGAGGCGGCCGGGGAGAACCTCTACGACCGGCTCGACGCGCTGATCGCGGCCGATCCGGAGCTGCGCCGGCGGGTGCGGATCGAGCTCTACCGGCGGCTCGGCCACTACCCGACCGAGACCAGCGAGCACTCCGCGGAGTACCTGCCGTGGATGCTGCGCCACGACGACGAGATCGCCCGGCTGCGGATCCCGGTCGACGCCTACCTGGGGATCAGCCGGGAGAACGTCCGCGAGTTCGAGCGGACCCGCGACGCCGTCCGCGCCGGGACGGACGTCGCGGTGGAGGGCTCGAACGAGTATGCGCCGCAGATCATCCACAGCATGGTGACCGGGACGCCGCGGCTGGTGTACGGCAATGTGCGCAACTACGGGCTGATCGCCAACCTGCCGAGCGACGCCGTCGTGGAAGTCCCGTGCACGGTGTCGTCCGCCGGTGTGTCACCGCTGCCGGTGGGGGCGTTGCCGCCGCAGTGCGCGGCGCTGAACCGTACGTACGTGAGCGTCAACGAGCTGACTGTCCGCGCCGCCGTGGAGGGGCGACCCGAGCACGTACGGCACGCGATGATGGTCGACCCCAACACCTCGGCCGCGCTGTCCCTGGACCAGATCTGGCGGCTCGCGGACGAGCTCACGCTCGCCCACGGCCCACTGCTCCCCGAGCCCTTGCGCGTGACGCTCGCCTAGCGCCGCACTGTCCACACCCGTCCCCGACTTCACCCACCCAATCGGGGTTCTACAACGTGGCAACAGCGTGCCAAGCCCCGCTTCGGTGGGTGAAGTCGCAAGCAGCTGTGGACGGTGACGGCGGACGGTGTGAAGCAGTGGCGGTCAGCGGCTGACCTTGTACCTGAGGTGGGTGGCGCGGCGGCCGCGGACGACCTCCGGGTCCTCGAGGAGCAGGTGGCCCTGGTCGACCTTGCCGAAGTACGAGATGCCCTCGCCGAACAGCACCGGGACGAGGCTCACGTACACCTCGTCGACCAGACCGAGCGCGAGCGCCTGCTGGATGATGCTCGCGCTGGCGATCGAGATGTGCCGGTCGCCGGCGATCTCCTGGGCCTTGGCGACTCCGGCCTCGACGCTGTCCACGAACGTCGTCGTCGGCCACTTCGTCGCGGCGTCCGCCGGCGGCTGATGCGTCACGACCACCACCGGGGCGTTGACGGGGTGCTTGTCGCCCCAGCCGTCGGCGATGTCGAACAGCCGCCGACCGGCGATGAGCGCTCCGGTGTTGCTGGTCCACTCACGCAGCACCTCGGCGCTGTCGTCGTCGACGCGCATCTCGACGGTCTCGTTCTGGTTCTCGATGTCGACCTCGCCCGCCTGGTACCAGTCGAAGAGCTCGCCCGGGTCGTCCTTCGGATCCGCGATGAACCCGTCCAGAGACATCGTCATGTGGGTGAAGACCTTGCCCATTCTGGGCCTCCCAAGTCGGTTTCGGTGTCGCTACGCACGCTACGGAGGGCAACTGGCGCGGGCATCAGCATTCTTATCAGTACTTCGCAGGCTTTCCTGCGTAGGCTGCTCCCACACCTGATGGGATGGGAGTGTGTGGTGGCCGAAACGGTGCCCGAGCTGAGGGCCGAGCTGGCCGCGCTGGACGACCCGCGGGCACGCGAGGTGAACGAGAAGCGCGGCGACGACCACGGCGTGAACCTCGGCAAGCTGCGCGCGGTCGCCAAGCGGCTGAAGACGCAGCAGGACCTCGCGCGGGAGCTCTGGGCGACCTCGGACACCGCCGCCCGCCTGCTGGCGCTGCTGATCTGCCGGCCGAAGGCGTTCTCCCGCGACGAGCTGGACGGCATGCTGCGCGACGCGCGGACGCCGAAGGTGCACGACTGGCTGGTCAACTACGTGGTGAAGAAGGGCCCGTACGCCGAGGAGCTGCGGGTCACCTGGTTCGCCGACCTGGACCCGGTGGTGGCGAGTGCCGGTTGGGCGCTGACCACCGAACGGGTGCTGAAGAAGCCCGAGGGCCTCGACCTGGTGGGGCTGCTCGACCTGATCGAGGCGGAGATGAAGGACGCCCCGGAACGCCTGCAGTGGGCGATGAACCACTGCCTGGCGCAGATCGGGATCGACTTCCCCGAGCACCGCGCCCGCGCGATCGACATCGGCGAGCGCCTCGAGGTGCTGAAGGACTATCCGACTCCCCCGGGCTGTACCTCGCCGTTCGCGCCGATCTGGATCCACGAACTCGTACGCCGGCAGACCGCCTAGCCCTAGCTGGCGATCTCGATCTTCAGGCCGCGGTCGCGCAGGTCGGCGACGATCGCGGGATCGGCCGACTCGCCGGTGATCAGCAGGTCGACGTCGGTGAGCGCGCAGATCGGGGCCATCTCGATCACGCCGAGCTTGGACGAGTCCGCGACCACGATGCGTCGGGTGGCGGCGCGGACCATGCGCTGCTTCATCTCCGCGTCCGGCAGGTTGAGATTCGTCATGCCGGCTTCGGGATGGATGCCGCCGCAGCCGAAGATCACCGTGTTGGCGCGGATGTTCTCCAGGATCTTCGTGCCGAGCGGATCCACCAACGAGTGTTGCTGCCGGCGCAGGCTGCCGCCGGTCACGACGACGTTGAAGCGAGGCAGCGCGGGCTCGAGCTCGAGCGCCGTACGCAGCCCGTTCGTGAACACCGTGACCTCGGCGAGGTCGGCGCGGGCGACCAACTCCCTTGCCACGTAGGCCGTTGTGGTGCCGGCGCCCATCAGGACGCTCTCGCCCGACCCGATCAACCGCGCCGCGGCCCGCGCGATCAACGCCTTCTCGACCGCCATCTCACCGAGCGACAGCTCGAAGGACGGCTCGGTCCCCAACGCGGGTGTCGCGGCGACCGCGCCGCCACGTACGCGACGGACTTTCCCCTGCTCCTCAAGGGCATCCAGGTCGGCACGGGCGGTCACGCTGGAGACGCCGAACGCCTCGGCCAGCTCGGCGACGCGGGCGAACTCCTGCTCCTGCAGCATGCCGAGCATCCGCTCGCGCCGCACCTCGGTCGGCATCGACTCGGTCATCGCACTGTCCCGATCGCGGCGGGCAGCAACGAGCCGTGGGCCGCGATCAGCTCGTCGCAGAGCCGTTCGATCGCCGGCAACGGCAACGTGGCAGCGGTGTTCGGGTCGAGCATCGCGGCATGGTAGATGTGCCGCCGGTCCTCGTCGAGGACGGCGCGCACGGTCAGCTCGACCACGTTGAGGAACGTACGGTTCAACGCCGCCAGCTGGATCGGCAGCTCGCCGACAGCCTGCGGGTGCACACCGGTCGCGTCGACAGTCGCGGGCACCTCAACACAGCTGCCCGCTTGGAGATTGTCGATCAGGCCGCCGTTGCGGACGTTCACGTACACCTGCTTGGGCTGCCCGGTGAGCATCGCGAGGATCGCCGCGGCGGCGGGCTCCTGGTGCTGGTAGCGGATCAGCAGCGGCTTGCCCGCCGACAGCGCGCGGCGCGTCTCCTCGTACTGGTGCAGGCTCTTGCCGGCGCGCCGGAGGTACTCCTCGACCGGCACGCCGAGGCGCGTGGTCTCGCCGGGATGCCGCAGGAACCAGGGAACGTACTCCGCCGCGTGTTCGCTCGACTGGGTCGGGAAGTAGCCGAACCTCCGGTAGAGCTCGACCCGAACGTGCCGCGCCAGCTCCTCGTCGGCCTCGACGGCATTGTCCAACTCGCGGTACAGATCCGTCCCGCCCGCTTCGAACCTGAGCACGAACGACTGGTGGTTGAGGCCCGCGCTGAGGAAGTCGACGTCGTCCACGTCCCGGCCGACCAGATCGGCGAGGTAGATGTGGGTGTCGCAGACCGCGTGGCAGACGCCGACGAAGCGGCCGAAGGCGGTGGCCTCCTCGACGGCCCAGCCGGTCATCGCCATCGGGTCGCTGCAGCTGAGCAGCCAGGCGTCCGGGCAGAGCTCGGCCATCTGCTGGCCGAGGTCGACGAAGGCGGGGATCGTACGCAGGCCGCGGAAGATGCCGCCGATGCCGATCGTGTCGCCGATGGTCTGGCGGAGCCCGTACCGATGCGGGATCTCGAAGTCCTTGAGCGTGGCCTCGAACCCGCCGACGTCGAGATATGCGACCACGAAGTCCGCGCCGTCCAACGCCTTGTGCCGGTCTGCGGTGGCGAGGATCGTCGCCGCGGCGTCGGCCTCGGTGTCCAGGGCACGGACGAGCGACTCGGAGGTCGCGAGCACGCCGGGATCGTCGTCGTGCAGGACGATCTCCAGCTGGCCGCGCAGCTCGGGGTGCAGGAACAGGTCGGACAGGACGCGCCGGGTCAGCTCGACGTGGGCGACACCGACCAACGCGATGCGCGGCATCTCACCTCCCGGAGCCCCGATGGCTGTCTGAGGAGCCTACTTCAGAAGGTGAATCGGTAGCTGACCATCAGGTTGCGCCAGGCCTTGAACTTGTGGCCGACCTGGTAGAGCCTCCGGATTCCGGGCGAGTGGATGAGCGGCCAGAACGTCGAGAACGGCGAGGTTTCTTGGAGCCGCAGGCGGTTGTTCCCGCTTTCGATCTCGTGTCCGTCGCGGAAGCTGAACACGAAGACCTTGATGAAGCGCGTCATCCACTGCGCCAGCGAGTCGAAGAGCAGCTCGCCGGTTCCGAAGTGGTCGCTGAGGCGTTGCAGGAGCTTGCGGACGTCGTCGGTCTGCAGGTACGGGAACAGGCCCTCGGCGATGATCAGGGTGGGGCGGTCGTTCGGGATGGCTCTCAGCCAGTCGTCATCGGTGACCGACGCGGCGATCATCCAGTGGCCGTCGCGCTCTTCGAACAGCCTTCTGCGTATGGCGATCACGTCGGGGAGGTCGAGGTCGTACCAGCGGACGTTCTTCGGCTTCTGGAGCCGTAGTGCGCGACTGTCGAGCCCGCAGCCGACCTGCAGCACGGTCGCGTCGGGGTGGCGGTCGAGGAACGCGGTCGTCCAGGTGTCGAGCTGCTTGCCGCGGAGCGCGACGAGGAACTGGTTCGTCTTCGGCCGGAGCCTTCGGGCGAGCGCGGGCTCGTCGTACTCGATCCGCTCCAGTGCCTCGGCGGCATAGTGGTCGCGGAGGATCGAGTGGGGCGAGCGGCTCTCGTACGCGCGGAGGTAGAGCGTGCCGAGCAACGTCCACATCACGTCGTCGCTGAGCAGGGTCGAGACGTCCAGCTTGCCGGTGGTCACGTGCCCTATCGTACGCTTCGTTCAGAACGTACTGAACGTTGTGTCACTCCTCGGCCAGCGCGTCCAGGGTCCGGCCGAGCTCGGCACGCGAACGGATCCCGAGCTTCCCGTAGATGCGACCAATGTGAGCCTCGACCGTGCGCGGGCTGATGAACAGTTCGCTCGCGACCTGGCGGTTGGTGAGCCCGGTGGCGGCGAGCTCGGCGACGCGGCGTTCGGTCTCGGTCAGTAGGCCCGGCTTGACGGAACGGAGTCCGACCCGGCTGAGCTCGTCACGGGCTCGTTCGGTCCAGGACCGCGCGCCGAGCGCGGTGAAGATCAGGTCGGCCTCGGTGAGCGCGGACTGGGCGAGCTTCTTCTGCCGTTGCCTGCGCTCGAGCTGCCCCAACGCCAGCCACGTACGGCCCGTCTCGAACGGGACGGCGACGCGCCCGTGCTGGCGGAGCGCCTCGTGGAACGCCTCCCTCGCGCCGTCGATGTCGTCTTCCGCGGCGAGCAGCAGCCCGCGACCGCGCGCCGCTCGTGCCCGGCTGGTCGGAACGTCGAGCCGGGTCGAGATCTCTTCGTGCTCGTCGAGAAGCTCGCGCGCCCTGTCTCGTTCGCCCAAGCCCACCAGGACCTCCGCTGCGTCAACTACTTCTTGACGGGAGGCGGGATGGCGCAACCTCATCTTGACACTCAGCTCCACGGCTTCCTCGAGCTTCGGGCGTGCCGCCCGAAGGTCGCCGACGGTCAGCTCGATGAAGCCCTGCAGCCACAGGGCGCGCCGGCGTTCCCACAGGTCGGACGCCAACGCGAGGCTCTCGTCGACCTCGGCCCGGGCGGCGTCGATGTCGCCGAGCCCCGCGTCCAGCATGCCGAGCAGGTAGATCGCCGCACCGCGCTGCGACGCCTGCCCACTGGCGCCGGCCGTTTCGATCGACTCCAACGCGAGCTCGCGGGCCCGGTGCCAGTCGCCCGATCTCCAGTCCAGTCTGGCCAAATGGCCGAGGAGGAAGGACACGCTGCTGTCGTCGCCTTCGTCGACAGCGGCTTGGTACGCCTCGGTCAACGCGCGGCGGGCGTCGTCGAGCTCGTCGAGCGTGGTCAGCCAGGCGCCGAGGCCGGTGATCGCGCGCTTGGACACGCGGAACGGGGCGGCGCCTTCCTCGACTCGGACGGCTTCCTCGGCGCGCTCCCGGTCGTACGGCAGCCCCAGTGAGACCCTGAGCTCGACGTATGCCTGGAGGGCGCTGCTGCTCGTCTGCGGATCGTTGGTCGGTAGCCGCTCCAGAAGCGCGATCGCCTTCTCCGCGTGGGCCAAGGCCGCTTCGAGATCCTCGTACTCCTCGCTAGCCGCGAGGACGTGCGCCCTGGCCGCGAGGTGGAGGTCGTCCGCCGCGAGGACGAGGGCCTCGGTCCGGAGCGCGGCCGCACCGTCGGCGTTGCCGTTGTCGAACTCGATCTCGGCGAGCAGCAGAGCGGCTTCGCCTTGCGTGGAAGGGTGTCCCGCTTCGGCGCGGACCTGCTGGGCGAGGCGGGCCGCGCCGGGCGTGTCGCCGTCGCGGAACCGATGCCTCGCGAGCGCCAATTGGCGGCGTAACCGGTCGGCGGTGTCGGCCGGCGGGGTGCGGTGGACGGCGAGCTCGAACAGTTCGGTCGCCGCGGCGGCGGCGCCGCGCCGTACCGCCCCCTCGGCCGCCTGCTCGAGGGCCCGGGCGACGTCGGCGTCGGGCTCGCCGATGGCCAGGGCGAGGTGCCGGGCGCGGTCCTCGGCGACGGTCGCGGCTTCCGCGAGGGTCCGGTGGGCGTGGCGTCGTTGGGTCGCGGTCGCGTCGCCGTACAGCGTCGAGGCCATCAGCGGGTGCGTGAACGTGACGCGTCCGCCGTCGAGCTCGATCAGTCCGGCTTCTTCGGCTCGTTCGATGGCAGCCGTGCCTCCGGGCTGGCCGCGAAGCAACGCTTCGGTGGGCTTGGCGGAAGCCGCCGCGAGCAGGACGACGGCGCGTTCGTCCGGAGCGAGTGCCGCGATGCGATCGGCGAGCAGGTCGCGCAACCTGCCCGCCACGGGCAGCGGCTCGCCCGGCTTGGGATCGATGCCGCCGCGGTCGAGTGCGCGGACGATCTCCAACGCGTACAGGGGATTCCCGCCGGACGCCCGTTCGACGCGAACGAGCATGGGACGAGGCAGCGTGCGGCCGAGGGCGTTCTGGGTCAGCCGCTGCAACTCGCGCAGGTTGACCGGGCCGAGCGTTTGCCGTTCCACCGTGGGGAAGGCGGTGTCGAGGCCGAGCGGCAGCTCCGCGGGCGCCGGCGTTCGCCTGGCGAGGAGGATGCGGATCGGGAGGGTGTCGACGCGGCGGATCGCGAATGTCAGCACGCGTTCGGTCGAGCTGTCCAGCCAGGGGACGTCGTCGATCGCGATCAGGACGGAGGCTCGTTCGGCCAGCAGCTTCAGCGCCGTGAGGGTCGCGGCCGAGACCGCGCGCGGGTCGATCCGCGCCTGCTCGTCGTCGCCTCGGAGCAGTGCGGTCGCGAGAGCTTGGCGTTGGGGCGGTGGCAGCGCGGCGAGGACGTCGTCGGCCACGTCGGCGAGGAGGTCCGCGAGACCGGCGAACGCCAGTGGTGCTTCGGCCTCGACGGGACGGCAACGGAGGACGGTCGTGCCGCGTTCCCTCGCTGTCGCGACGGCCGCCCGCCACAGGGAGGTCTTGCCGATGCCGGCCTCGCCGTCGACGACCAAGGCGGCCGGCCCGTCGTCCGTGGCGAAGAAGGACGTGAGGCGGTCGAGCTCGGCCTCCCGCCCGATCAGCTCGTCCACGGGCCCAAATGTAGGTGATCGCCCGATGTCGCGGGCCCAGGTTTTTCCTACCGTCCTAGGTATGGACGTGTATCTCGTCGAGCGCTACGCGACCGGCCTGACGCCCGCCTCGCTGCGGGCCGCCGGCTCGCGGGTGGCAGCCGCATGCTCCGGTACGTACCTCGGCTCGGTTCTGGTACGAGGCGACGAGGGCGCGCTCTGCCTCTTCCGCGCACCATCGCTCACGGCCGTCGAGCAGGCGGCTCGGCAGGAGGGGACGCTGTACGAACGCGTGGTGGCGGTCGAGCTGGTCGGGTTCGCCTAGGCCGTCAGCGTGGCGTAAGCCACCACGCCGCGGCGCATGGCTTCGACGACGCCGCGGGCGGTCTTGCGCAGGTCGCTGTCCCCTGCCGCATCCGCCACCTGGTCGGCGAGGTCGAGGATCTGCTTCACCCACCGGACGAAGTCCCCCGCCGCCAGCCCGCACTCCGTCAGCACGTCGGCCAGCTGAGCACCCGAGGCCCAGCGGAACGCGGCCCAGGCGAAGCCGAGGTCGGGCTCGCGCAGGAAGTCCAGGTGGAAGTCCCGCTCCAGCTGGTCCAGATCTCCCCACGTCGACACCAACGACCCGAGCGCCTCCCGTGCCGCACCGGCCGGCAGTCGCGGCGGGGCGGCGTCGTCGGGGGTGCGGGACTCGTACGCCAACGCCGACAGGTTCGCGGCCAGCTCGGGCACGGTCAGCTTGTCCCACGTTCCCTGCCGCAGGCACTCGGCCGCGACCAGGTCCAGCTCGGTGTAGATCCGCGCCAGCCGGTCCCCCGCCGGCGTCGTCCGGTCGCCGTCGAGGTAGCCCAGCTCGTCCAGCACCTCGCACACGCGGTCGAACTGCCGCGCGATCGTGTTCGTCCGCTGCTCGACCCGCCGCTGCACGGCCTGCGTCTCGCGTTCGAGCCGGAGGTAGCGCTCCGCCCAGCGGGCGTGGTCCTCGCGCTCGTCGCAACCATGGCAGGGATGCGCGCGCATCGACGCGCGCAGGTCCTGCAGCGTCTCGTCGTCGGCGGCGTTGCTGCCCCGCCGATAACGGCTCGGCGGAGAGTCAGGCGCCTTGTGGCGCAGGGAGTTCGCGAGATCGCGCCGCTGCTGTGCGTTGCGCGGATTGAACGAACGTGGCACCCGCATGCGCGTCAACGACTCCACCGGCGTCGGGAAGTCGACCATCGACAGCTTGCGCACCTGCCGGTCGGCGGTCAGCACCGTCGGCCGCGGCTCGTCGCCGCTGCGGAAGCCGTGTCCCGGGTCGAGAACGAGCGCCAGCCCGGCACGCTTGCCCGCCGGTACGTGGATGACGTCGCCGGCACGCAGCTTGGCGAGCGACTCCACCACCTGCGCGCGCCGGTCGGTGCGCTGCCGCCGCGCGAGCCCGGTCTCGCGGTCCTTGATCGCGCGCCGGATGTTCGCGTACTCCATGAAGTCGCCGAGGTGGCAGGTCGCCGCCTCCGCGTACCCCTCCAGCGCCTCCTCGCTGCGCCGCACCTGCCGCGCGAGGCTCACGACGGCTCGGTCGGCCTGGAACTGCGCGAACGACGACTCCAGCAGCTCGCGCGCCCGGTCGCGGCCGAACTGGCGCACGAGGTTGACCGCCATGTTGTACGAGGGCCGGAAGCTCGAGCGGAGCGGGTACGTACGCGTCGACGCCATGCCGGCGACCGATGCAGGCTCGAGACCCGGCTGCCACAGCACGACGCCATGACCCTCGACGTCGATGCCGCGCCGCCCGGCCCGCCCGGTCAGCTGGGTGTACTCCCCCGGCGTCACGTCGGCGTGCGCCTGGCCGTTCCACTTCACCAGCTTCTCGAGCACGACCGAACGCGCCGGCATGTTGATGCCGAGGGCCAGCGTCTCGGTCGCGAAGACGATCTTCACCAGGCCGCGGGCGAACAGGTACTCGACGACCTCCTTGAACGTCGGCAGCAGGCCGGCGTGGTGGCTGGCGAGTCCGCGTTCGAGGCCTTCGAGCCACTCGTGGTAGCCGAGGATCGCGAGGTCTTCGTCGGGCAGCTCGGCGGTGCGTTCCTCCGCGTACGCGCGGATCTCGGCCGCCTCGTCCGGCGTGGTGAGGCGGATCCCGGAGTACAGGCACTGCATCACGGCGGACTCGCAGCCCTGCCGGCTGAAGATGAACTGGATCGCCGGCAGCAAGGCCTCGGCTTCGAGCTTCTCCGCGACCTGCGAACGGTTCGGTGTGAACGCGACCCGCTGGGATCGGTTGTGGTTGCGCTGCCCGCGCCGGCCACCGCGCTCATGGCCGCGGCCGTGTCGCCAGTCGTCACGGGCGATTCGCGTCAACTCCGGGTTGACGCGGGCCTCGAGGTCGGGGTTGCCGGTGTCGGCGAACAGGTCGTACATCCGCTTGCCGACCATCACGTGCTGGAACAGCGGAACGGGCCGGCGCTCCTCGACGATCACCTCGGTGTCGCCGCGTACGGTCTCCAACCACTCGCCGAACTCCTCGGCATTGGACACCGTCGCCGAGAGGCTGACGAGCTGGACCGACTCGGGGAGGTGGATGATCACCTCCTCCCAGGCGGCGCCGCGGAACGGGTCGGCGAGGTAGTGCACCTCGTCCATGACCACGTAGCCGAGGCCGGTGAGCGTGGAGGACCCCGCATACAGCATGTTGCGCAGCACTTCGGTGGTCATGACGACGACCGGGGCTTCGCCGTTGATCGTGTTGTCGCCGGTCAGGAGGCCGACGTTGGTCTGGCCGTACCGCTCGGAGAGCTCGTTGAACTTCTGGTTCGACAGTGCCTTGATCGGCGTCGTGTAGAAGCACTTCCGGCCGGTGTCGAGCGCCTTGTGGACCGCGAACTCGCCGACGACCGTCTTGCCCGAGCCGGTCGGGGCGGCGACGAGCACGCCCTTCCCAGCGTCCAGGGCGCGGCAGGCCGCCTCCTGGAACGGGTCGAGGTCGAAGTCGTAGAGCTGGCGGAACGCCCGCAGTCGCGTTCCGTTATCCCTCGCGACCTGTGCGTACCGCTCCGCCGGAGTGGTCATGCCCCCAGGCTACGTGCTCTCCGCCGGACCTCGCTTCGCGCGGCACCTGACGGGCGCCCAACGCGACCAGCGCGAGGGCGCCGAGCCACGCCGGGATCGACTCCTCGACGGCAAGCTCCATGACCGCCGCACCCGCGGCGAGCGTGCCGACGACCACGAGCAACGGGTGGGGAGCCGGCTTCTCGACCGGTGCGGAAGGCATGCGGCGGAGCGCGAACGCCGCGACGACGAGGAGCACGATCGCGACGACGACACCGGCGAACTGCGGGACCGAGGCACGGAACGGGTCACTGGCGAGCTGCATCGCGGTGGTGATCACGACGCCGGCGGCGAACAGTACGGCAGTGACCGTCAGACCGACCTTCCCCAGCCAGGGCTGGGTACGTCGTTCCGGCCCGACGAGCAGTTCGACGACCAGGATCGGAACGCTGATGCTCCAGACCGTGTGGAGCGTGAGGACGAAGACCGTCCACGGGATCCCCATGCCCAGCACGTCCACGTGCCCGTAGGACAGCAGGTCGTGGCCGTAGTAGTGCGGGTTGAACAACGTCTGGGTCGTGATGCCTTCCTCAAGGACGCCGTACGCGAGCGCGAGCAGCACGATCGACGGCCAGCGCAGCCCGGCGCGATGGGCGACCTCGCGGACCAGGAGCGCGCCACCCCCGTACAGCAGGGAGAGGACGACGAGGCCCACGAGCATCGTGACGGAGAGGTTGCCGAGCAAGAACTCGGCCACCAATGGCGACAGGAAGAACAGACCGACAGCGGGAGCGATTCGTCTGAGCATGCACCCAGCGTCGTCCCGGTGGTCGATCAGCCAGGATGCCGTTCGTCGGGACCCGGGCGTGACATCCGTCAGGGCTCCGTCAGGGCTTGGGTGGCAGGAAGATCTGCAGCGCCTCGGGCACGCACTCGACCGTCAGCGGCAGCGGCGCGAGCTTCTCGCCGTCGGCGTACCCGGACGTCTCCGGCGCGGCCACGTTGACGAGCTTCGCCTTCCGGCGGGTGATCGCGGGGTGCGAGAACGAGCGGCCGGTGAACAGCTTCGGGTAGAGCCGAGCGAGATCGAGCCGGCTCACCTGACCGATCACCGTGA is part of the Tenggerimyces flavus genome and encodes:
- a CDS encoding class I SAM-dependent methyltransferase yields the protein MTTGKLDVSTLLSDDVMWTLLGTLYLRAYESRSPHSILRDHYAAEALERIEYDEPALARRLRPKTNQFLVALRGKQLDTWTTAFLDRHPDATVLQVGCGLDSRALRLQKPKNVRWYDLDLPDVIAIRRRLFEERDGHWMIAASVTDDDWLRAIPNDRPTLIIAEGLFPYLQTDDVRKLLQRLSDHFGTGELLFDSLAQWMTRFIKVFVFSFRDGHEIESGNNRLRLQETSPFSTFWPLIHSPGIRRLYQVGHKFKAWRNLMVSYRFTF
- a CDS encoding helix-turn-helix transcriptional regulator, with the translated sequence MDELIGREAELDRLTSFFATDDGPAALVVDGEAGIGKTSLWRAAVATARERGTTVLRCRPVEAEAPLAFAGLADLLADVADDVLAALPPPQRQALATALLRGDDEQARIDPRAVSAATLTALKLLAERASVLIAIDDVPWLDSSTERVLTFAIRRVDTLPIRILLARRTPAPAELPLGLDTAFPTVERQTLGPVNLRELQRLTQNALGRTLPRPMLVRVERASGGNPLYALEIVRALDRGGIDPKPGEPLPVAGRLRDLLADRIAALAPDERAVVLLAAASAKPTEALLRGQPGGTAAIERAEEAGLIELDGGRVTFTHPLMASTLYGDATATQRRHAHRTLAEAATVAEDRARHLALAIGEPDADVARALEQAAEGAVRRGAAAAATELFELAVHRTPPADTADRLRRQLALARHRFRDGDTPGAARLAQQVRAEAGHPSTQGEAALLLAEIEFDNGNADGAAALRTEALVLAADDLHLAARAHVLAASEEYEDLEAALAHAEKAIALLERLPTNDPQTSSSALQAYVELRVSLGLPYDRERAEEAVRVEEGAAPFRVSKRAITGLGAWLTTLDELDDARRALTEAYQAAVDEGDDSSVSFLLGHLARLDWRSGDWHRARELALESIETAGASGQASQRGAAIYLLGMLDAGLGDIDAARAEVDESLALASDLWERRRALWLQGFIELTVGDLRAARPKLEEAVELSVKMRLRHPASRQEVVDAAEVLVGLGERDRARELLDEHEEISTRLDVPTSRARAARGRGLLLAAEDDIDGAREAFHEALRQHGRVAVPFETGRTWLALGQLERRQRQKKLAQSALTEADLIFTALGARSWTERARDELSRVGLRSVKPGLLTETERRVAELAATGLTNRQVASELFISPRTVEAHIGRIYGKLGIRSRAELGRTLDALAEE
- a CDS encoding nickel-binding protein: MDVYLVERYATGLTPASLRAAGSRVAAACSGTYLGSVLVRGDEGALCLFRAPSLTAVEQAARQEGTLYERVVAVELVGFA
- a CDS encoding DEAD/DEAH box helicase; protein product: MTTPAERYAQVARDNGTRLRAFRQLYDFDLDPFQEAACRALDAGKGVLVAAPTGSGKTVVGEFAVHKALDTGRKCFYTTPIKALSNQKFNELSERYGQTNVGLLTGDNTINGEAPVVVMTTEVLRNMLYAGSSTLTGLGYVVMDEVHYLADPFRGAAWEEVIIHLPESVQLVSLSATVSNAEEFGEWLETVRGDTEVIVEERRPVPLFQHVMVGKRMYDLFADTGNPDLEARVNPELTRIARDDWRHGRGHERGGRRGQRNHNRSQRVAFTPNRSQVAEKLEAEALLPAIQFIFSRQGCESAVMQCLYSGIRLTTPDEAAEIRAYAEERTAELPDEDLAILGYHEWLEGLERGLASHHAGLLPTFKEVVEYLFARGLVKIVFATETLALGINMPARSVVLEKLVKWNGQAHADVTPGEYTQLTGRAGRRGIDVEGHGVVLWQPGLEPASVAGMASTRTYPLRSSFRPSYNMAVNLVRQFGRDRARELLESSFAQFQADRAVVSLARQVRRSEEALEGYAEAATCHLGDFMEYANIRRAIKDRETGLARRQRTDRRAQVVESLAKLRAGDVIHVPAGKRAGLALVLDPGHGFRSGDEPRPTVLTADRQVRKLSMVDFPTPVESLTRMRVPRSFNPRNAQQRRDLANSLRHKAPDSPPSRYRRGSNAADDETLQDLRASMRAHPCHGCDEREDHARWAERYLRLERETQAVQRRVEQRTNTIARQFDRVCEVLDELGYLDGDRTTPAGDRLARIYTELDLVAAECLRQGTWDKLTVPELAANLSALAYESRTPDDAAPPRLPAGAAREALGSLVSTWGDLDQLERDFHLDFLREPDLGFAWAAFRWASGAQLADVLTECGLAAGDFVRWVKQILDLADQVADAAGDSDLRKTARGVVEAMRRGVVAYATLTA